CCCGGTTTTGACTACGACAGACTTTGCTAAAGAGAATTTCCCTGTCACCGCCCATAAGATCCTTGACTGCATTGATAACATATGCCAAATCAGACCTATCCTTCTCCGTGGACTGAAGCAACTGCAGAGAAACCTGACAATCCGTTTCCATCATGATTGGTAAAAGAGACCACTGGACAGAAAAATATTGTCATACCTGATACAATGTTTTTGAGCAGTCCAGTGAAGTGGCTGCCTGGCTTCTAACTCAAGTTGATGTGGCCATAGCACATAGAGGAATGGCTTTTGCTAGAGTTACACCAAACTTTTCTGTCATATTAACTCCATCTCTTTCGACCTCGACTGGTAGCCTCCacttgaaattaattagtagtgaTGCAAGAACCACATGGACCATCCTAACAGCTAATGGCAATCCAGGGCAGATCCGTCTTCCAGCTCCGAATGGAATGAGCTCAAAATCCGCACCTTTAAAGTCAGTTGCCCTTTCTAGAAATCTCTCCGGCATAAACTTCTCTGCCTCTGGCCATATGTCTTTATCTCGACCCATAGCCCAAACATTTATAAACACTTTTGCACCTTTAGGTATTGTATAGCCCAATATTTGAATTGTTGTTGTAGCTTGACGTGGTAATAAAAATGGAACAGGTGGATGCAATCGAAATGTTTCTTTGATGACAGCTTGCAAATAGGGCAGTCGACCAATATCAGATTCTTCAATTCTTCTTGTGGATCCAATAACTCGTTGCAGTTCATCGCATGCTTTAGCCATTGGTAATGGGTTTCTAAGCAATTCTGCCATCGCCCATTCTACAGTGCTAGAGCTTGTGTCACTTCCAGCAGCAAACAAATCCTTCAACAAAAACCACTTTGagatattaatatatagcacaCTCTTAATTATGAGAGAGCATTCAGGTGATGAATTATTCAGCACTAATCACTAACTTAACCCGTGCATTAGCACATGCTATTGATATTGGGCCTGTTCGGCTGCTATTTTTCGCAGCTACACACAGCTAGCTGCTGCAGCAAGCAGCACAGCTGCAGCCGCACTAAGCAAGAGCTGCAGTCGCAGCGCTGCCGCCGGAATGGCAGCCGAACAGGCCCATTATATGCTTTGTATAAATGATTGTGTTTAAGCTCTAAGCTATCTCCTGTAGTCTATAATATTGAAGAGATAACGAATTAAGATTTCCGAGCTACATGCGTATTTCTTAGAACTAAGAGGTTGAACTAAGGGATGTAAATTGAACGATTTGAAAAAGTTAAGGACTGGTGATGTATGATCGTCCTGCTCCACCACAGACCCAATCAAAGCCATAACTTTAAGTTCTGGACCTACACAGCCCAAAAGACTATCTGATAGGTAAGGACCACCCCTATCTTTTATGTTATGCTTCATCATCATTAATTatcgatgtgggactaaacccaataATACGCTAACAACAGTATCGGCTAAAAAAGGAACGAGTATTCCCTCCgattctataataattgacgctttggacaagattgaggtcaaacttttataactttgaccatcaataactttaaaaatattttatttaaaaaaactagaacaacatatatagatttgtctttcaaaacactataataaaattatacatgtatttatttattgtatatattataatagaaaaataaggtcaaagatatattatCTTTGTAGACCGTattattgtccaaaacgtcaattaaaatgaaaccggacgGAGTATGCGACATTGACAGCAAACCTAATTTAACTATTGCTGTTTGTGGTTGCCTACACTAGCTATAATGGAACTCGCCAGACGTTTCAGCACATAAAAAGCTGAACACCCTCTTCGTCATAAAATTCGATGAGACATTTACCATTAATTTGGATAGATTATTTAGATTCACTAAAAAATCGAGGCTTTTATATTTTGGACAGAGGAAATACCACGTACTTCCTCCATTAAAATAACTCAACttctgaaatttaaattttattctaaaaaaaccaacttctaatATTCTATCTAACCATAAGACGAGAAATTTTCTCCCTTAAATACCCTTTATCTACCATCaacattactacttttttcaatAATGAGACGTATTTTGGTTAATTTTTTACTCTTCACTAATCTCTTCATGAGATGGTAGGTAGTGGCGGAGCTAAAAATTTAAGCTTCTAGGTTAATTACTAATGATTCGTATTTAAGTGGGGTCATTTCTCTAAATTCTTTTGAATTTATACATGAAAATTAAAGTTTATAGgatgttttttaaaaagttgtGGGTCAGTCGACCCCACGAAATAGGCCTGGATCCGCCACAGATGGTAGGAATGGggttttatgggacggagggagtatgtcctTACCGTGAAAATTGACCGGAGCGCGTCGTCGTGGAGGCCCGCCGTGTCGTCATCGCGCGCGGCGAGCCTCAGGAGCACCCTCAGAAAGTCGTCCTTCACCTTCCCATGCTCCTTTCCGGCGACACGCCTGCGATGTTCGATCTCTGCGTCGAACACCCGGTGCAGCCGCTCGAACAGCCCGGCCAGCCGCCGGCGCCAGCCCtgcaggtcggcggcggcgagcgccgggaAGAAGTCCGACAGGTTGGGGCTTCCGGCTGCCCCCATGATGTCCGTGACCACCTGCTGGAACTCCTTGGACGCGCCATGGTCGTCGAGGCTGGTCAGGTCGCGTGAGAAGATGGTGTGGGAGAGGAGGTTCAGGCTCGTGGTGAACGCCACGCGGCCGACGtccaccgccgcgccctcgCGCGCCAGCCGCGCGACGTGGTCCACCAgctccaccaccttctcctgCCGGAGCTCATGGAGCGCGTCGAGCCGGCTCGTTGAGAACAGCTCCGTCGCCATGATCTTGCGGAGCTCGCGCCACCGCGGCGAGTTGGGCAGCAAGGCGACGGAGTTCCTGGCGTGGTCACCGGAGGCGTCGGGGGCGGACCGGGTGGCGAAGACGGCGTCGTGCTTCTGCAGGAACTCGCGTGCAACGTCAGGGGAGGAGACGACCACCGTGGTGACCGCGCCCAGGCGGAGCGACATGAGCGGGCCATACGTCttggcgaggccggcgagcgaGCGGTGTGGCTGGTCGCCGAGCAAGTGGAGGCTGCCGATGAGCGGGAGAGGGTGGGGtcccggcgggaggcggcggcgggattgtgcgaggaggtcgaggaggtagacggagaggagggagagcacAAGCCATGAAAGCCAAAGAAACAAAGCCGCCATTGCAGTACTGGGGAAGAAACTGGGATATTTGCAACTATATGTATTTACAAGAAGAAATTGGGGGACGGGTTCAGTGCAGTTGtaccgttcttttctccaacaagagtttgACGTGTGAGAAATAAATGTTACAATTAGAATTTGACTATGCTGCATCATTTAAGTTTTGTGTTATAATGGATCTATTTTAAATGTCGCACCGGGTGTGTTTTTTAATGTTTCAAtaattattttgtgatgtttcagTAGTTTATTTGTTAATGGTGCATGTAGTGTCatcggatgtttcattattttctaATGTTTTACTTATTTATTTAGAAATATTGCACGTATTGTACTTTGTATGTTTCATTGAGTATTTTCAAATATTCCAACATTTACATCTCATTGTTTCGtgtataatataaaaatgtttaaattAGATCTGTaatcatattatatattttctcataaatatAATCAAGCAGAATCAATTTATAAAGATTTAGTTATGACGAACGTAATGATAAAATTGAATCATGAATCGTATAATTAATTTAGAAGGAAAAATtgtctaaatattttttaaaaaagtggttaaaagagagagaagagaaaggaaaatAGAATAGATAAGCCACCTGCAGCATTACCCGCGTAATAACCGTGTGAAAGCTCTACTTTGCACATGAGGAGGTAGCCGTCTGATATTTGTGTAAATATTAtacttttgtcaataatctCTTCCGTCaatcaacccatgtgacccaTAGAAATTATTGCGGATTCCAAACCTTGTGAAAACTCTACTTTGCACACGAGGAGGTAGCCATCCGATATTTGTGTAAATATCGTACTTTTGTCAACAatcttttccgtc
The sequence above is drawn from the Oryza glaberrima chromosome 10, OglaRS2, whole genome shotgun sequence genome and encodes:
- the LOC127753182 gene encoding LOW QUALITY PROTEIN: geraniol 8-hydroxylase-like (The sequence of the model RefSeq protein was modified relative to this genomic sequence to represent the inferred CDS: inserted 2 bases in 1 codon); this translates as MASALFLWLSWLVLSLLSVYLLDLLAHSRRCLPPGPRPLPLIGSLHLLGDQPHRSLAGLAKTYGPLMSLRLGAVTTVVVSSPDVAREFLQKHDAVFATRSAPDAAGDHTRNSVPWLPPGPRWRELRKIMATELFATHRLDALHELRQEKVSELVDHVARLARDGAAVDVGRVAFTTSLNLLSRTIFSRDLTSLDDRGASKEFQQVVTDIMGAAGSPNLSDFFPALAAADLQGWRRRLAGLFERLHRMFDAEIEHRRRVAGEEHGKVKDDFLRVLLGLAARDDDTAGLDDDTLRSVFTLQISQFLPQYCNGGFVSLAFMACXLSLLSVYLLDLLAQSRRRLPPGPHPLPLIGSLHLLGDQPHRSLAGLAKTYGPLMSLRLGAVTTVVVSSPDVAREFLQKHDAVFATRSAPDASGDHARNSVALLPNSPRWRELRKIMATELFSTSRLDALHELRQEKVVELVDHVARLAREGAAVDVGRVAFTTSLNLLSHTIFSRDLTSLDDHGASKEFQQVVTDIMGAAGSPNLSDFFPALAAADLQGWRRRLAGLFERLHRVFDAEIEHRRRVAGKEHGKVKDDFLRVLLRLAARDDDTAGLHDDALRSIFTDLFAAGSDTSSSTVEWAMAELLRNPLPMAKACDELQRVIGSTRRIEESDIGRLPYLQAVIKETFRLHPPVPFLLPRQATTTIQILGYTIPKGAKVFINVWAMGRDKDIWPEAEKFMPERFLERATDFKGADFELIPFGAGRRICPGLPLAVRMVHVVLASLLINFKWRLPVEVERDGVNMTEKFGVTLAKAIPLCAMATST